A region of Gemmatimonadota bacterium DNA encodes the following proteins:
- a CDS encoding nuclear transport factor 2 family protein — protein MPPLPSDILAAIHGWDHAMLTNDADAIGRFMAPDWVIIGTDGSVDGRERFLSLIRSGDLTHDVMESRDIQVRLFGDVAFAVAEGTSGGQFRGQPFRLVERVSCLFHWSNGGWLCHSTHLSLIRAVPAEA, from the coding sequence ATGCCGCCTCTTCCGTCTGACATCCTTGCCGCAATCCACGGCTGGGATCACGCGATGCTGACCAATGACGCTGACGCCATTGGCCGCTTCATGGCTCCCGACTGGGTCATCATCGGGACGGATGGGAGCGTGGATGGGCGGGAGCGGTTCCTGAGCTTGATTCGGTCAGGCGATCTGACCCACGACGTCATGGAGTCCAGGGATATCCAGGTCAGGCTGTTTGGTGATGTCGCCTTCGCCGTGGCCGAAGGAACCTCGGGTGGACAGTTTCGTGGCCAGCCCTTTCGCCTGGTGGAGCGCGTCTCCTGCCTCTTCCATTGGAGCAACGGCGGATGGCTCTGCCATTCCACACACCTGTCGCTGATCCGAGCAGTCCCCGCCGAGGCATAG
- a CDS encoding cation transporter, which produces MAASRNRGGRSRRSGRRWGGRECRRSSAVFHARRQPEDSALISYEQAGRRALVLLLALNGIMFVVEIVIGWRAESMGLVADGLDMGADAAVYLLALLAIGARDGRKLAAARFAGHVQLLLAVVAILEIGRRALLGSAPEAPTMIGISAAALVVNVACLTVLRRYRDGEVHLRAAWIFSATDVQANLGVLVAGVLVGALKSPIPDLVIGLVVCWLVLRGALRIRRQVAAAEASALQLVASHPS; this is translated from the coding sequence ATGGCGGCGAGCCGAAACCGTGGTGGTCGTTCACGGCGGAGCGGAAGGCGGTGGGGCGGCAGAGAGTGCAGGCGAAGTAGCGCGGTGTTCCACGCTCGGCGTCAGCCGGAGGACAGTGCATTGATTTCATACGAGCAAGCGGGGCGACGGGCGTTGGTCCTTCTGCTCGCCTTGAACGGCATCATGTTTGTCGTGGAGATTGTCATCGGCTGGCGCGCCGAATCCATGGGGCTCGTCGCGGATGGGCTCGACATGGGCGCAGATGCCGCCGTGTATCTGTTGGCGCTGCTGGCGATCGGGGCGCGGGACGGCCGGAAGCTCGCCGCCGCGCGATTTGCCGGCCACGTACAACTGTTGCTGGCCGTCGTCGCGATCCTGGAAATTGGCCGCCGCGCGCTCCTGGGGAGTGCTCCCGAAGCCCCCACGATGATCGGCATTTCCGCTGCTGCCCTCGTGGTGAATGTGGCCTGCCTCACCGTGCTTCGCCGCTACCGCGACGGTGAGGTGCACCTTCGGGCGGCATGGATCTTTTCAGCGACCGATGTCCAGGCAAACCTCGGGGTGCTGGTAGCCGGTGTCCTCGTCGGAGCCCTGAAATCGCCAATCCCAGATCTGGTGATCGGACTCGTTGTCTGCTGGCTCGTGCTCCGTGGTGCACTCCGCATCAGACGTCAGGTTGCGGCGGCGGAAGCCAGCGCGCTGCAGCTGGTCGCCTCGCACCCCAGCTAA
- a CDS encoding helix-hairpin-helix domain-containing protein, which yields MNPAKVVRSNVVTLTDLPNVGKATAGDLRLLGIKHPRDLQGRDPYDMFDQLCAITRSNQDPCVIDVFLSVTAFINGGEPKPWWSFTAERKAVGRQRVQAK from the coding sequence ATGAATCCAGCGAAAGTCGTCCGGAGCAACGTGGTCACACTCACTGACCTCCCCAATGTCGGTAAGGCCACTGCCGGCGATTTACGACTGCTGGGCATCAAGCATCCACGTGACCTGCAGGGGCGCGACCCCTACGACATGTTCGATCAGCTCTGTGCGATCACCCGATCGAATCAGGATCCGTGCGTCATCGATGTGTTCCTCTCGGTGACCGCATTCATCAATGGCGGCGAGCCGAAACCGTGGTGGTCGTTCACGGCGGAGCGGAAGGCGGTGGGGCGGCAGAGAGTGCAGGCGAAGTAG
- a CDS encoding sulfatase, with protein sequence MSAQAGRAGRPNIIYIMSDDHAAHAIGAYGSRVNETPNLDRLAREGALLTSAFATNAICTPSRAAILTGQYAHINGVTMFNRFDGSRMTVARLLQQSGYHTGMVGKWHLGSDPVGFDRWEILPGQGVYHDPLFYTATGEKTYTGRYVTDVITDLALDFLATRPRDKPFFLMLHHKAPHRPWEPTEPHAAHFAAQHIPEPLTFWDSYATRTDALHENQQRVGADLTNRDLKRAPPTGLEGPQLAKWRQTKPDTVTIMRGGNPVTLTGEALVRWKYQRYMQDYLATIQSVDESVGHVLAYLAKAGLSRNTLVVYTSDQGFFLGDHGLFDKRFMYEESIRMPFLVRWPAGIRPGTRSDAIALNVDFAPTFLEVAGLPTPADMQGRSLLPLLRGRPPADWRTAMYYRYYHDPGDHNTRAHYGVRTRTHKLIYFWKKDQWELFDLVNDPYEVHNLYGQPGQAALTATLKAELARLKRDMRDTDQLADEQLPNGVDGPVARLRGK encoded by the coding sequence ATGTCGGCCCAGGCCGGGCGGGCCGGTCGGCCCAACATCATCTACATCATGAGTGACGACCACGCGGCGCACGCGATCGGCGCGTACGGGTCGCGCGTGAACGAGACGCCCAACCTGGACCGGCTCGCGCGCGAGGGCGCGCTGCTGACGAGCGCCTTTGCCACCAATGCGATCTGCACACCGAGCCGTGCCGCGATTCTGACCGGTCAGTACGCGCACATCAACGGCGTGACGATGTTCAATCGATTCGATGGTTCGCGCATGACCGTCGCGCGGTTGCTGCAGCAGAGCGGCTATCACACCGGCATGGTCGGCAAGTGGCATCTCGGGAGCGACCCCGTGGGCTTCGACCGATGGGAGATCCTCCCCGGGCAGGGGGTGTACCACGACCCCCTGTTCTATACCGCGACCGGCGAAAAGACGTACACGGGACGGTACGTGACCGATGTCATTACCGACTTGGCGCTTGATTTCCTGGCAACCCGTCCGCGCGACAAGCCGTTCTTCCTGATGCTGCACCACAAGGCCCCTCACCGGCCATGGGAGCCAACGGAACCCCACGCCGCACACTTCGCGGCGCAGCACATTCCTGAACCGCTCACGTTCTGGGATTCGTACGCGACGCGCACGGATGCGCTTCACGAGAACCAGCAGCGCGTCGGTGCCGACCTGACCAATCGCGACTTGAAGCGGGCGCCGCCGACTGGCCTCGAGGGGCCGCAGCTCGCGAAGTGGCGACAGACCAAGCCGGACACGGTGACCATCATGCGCGGCGGCAACCCCGTCACCCTGACCGGGGAAGCGCTCGTGCGGTGGAAATATCAGCGGTACATGCAGGACTACCTGGCGACCATTCAGTCGGTGGACGAGAGCGTCGGCCACGTGCTGGCGTACCTGGCCAAGGCGGGCCTCTCGCGCAACACCCTGGTCGTCTATACCAGCGACCAAGGGTTCTTTCTTGGCGATCACGGCCTCTTTGACAAGCGCTTCATGTACGAAGAGTCGATCCGGATGCCCTTCCTCGTGCGCTGGCCGGCTGGCATCAGGCCGGGCACCAGGAGCGACGCCATCGCCCTGAACGTTGACTTCGCGCCCACCTTCCTGGAGGTCGCCGGCCTCCCGACGCCAGCCGACATGCAAGGACGAAGCCTGCTGCCGCTCCTGCGAGGCCGCCCGCCAGCGGATTGGCGCACGGCGATGTATTACCGCTACTACCACGACCCCGGTGACCACAATACGAGGGCGCACTACGGCGTCCGCACGCGCACGCACAAGCTGATCTATTTCTGGAAGAAGGATCAGTGGGAACTCTTCGACTTGGTGAACGATCCGTACGAGGTCCACAATCTGTACGGCCAGCCTGGTCAAGCGGCCCTGACCGCAACCCTGAAGGCTGAGCTCGCGAGACTGAAGCGGGACATGCGCGACACCGACCAGTTGGCCGACGAGCAATTGCCGAATGGCGTGGACGGCCCGGTGGCGCGGTTACGGGGGAAGTGA
- a CDS encoding ThuA domain-containing protein has product MPVEPDGRVALRRVQRAALVLAVAMGAVTAQAPAQKAASAPAGARILVFSKTAGYRHASIETGTAAIRTLGAQHGFAVDATEDATAFTDRNLKRYRAVVFLSTTGDVLNPTQEDAFERYIQAGGGYVGIHSATDTEYAWPWYGKLAGAYFNGHPGNPNVRKGTFRVLDREHLSTKGLPARWEREDEFYSFRSIDPSIRVLVDIDEQSYDGGTNGANHPMSWYHEYDGGRGWYTNMGHTDATFAEPFFLQHLLGGIRYAMGTGAMDYRRARPEENRFTKVVLGERLNEPTELAVLPDERVLFIERKGAIRLYTPATGKVTQAGTIPVNLTYLNGDQAEDGLLGLAIDPGFATNGWIYLFYSKSGPEPRNVLARFAMRGDSVDVASGTVMLEVEVQREQCCHTGGSIAFDGRGNLFLSTGDNSNPFANGYAPIDERPGRMPWDAQKSSASTNDLRGKILRIHPEPDGSYTIPTGNLFPPGTPKTRPEIYTMGHRNPYRISIDAHTGVLYWGDVGPDASVDSVDRGPAGQDEVGRAARPGNYGWPHFVGDNKAYRDIDYATMRIGPPFDPEHPRNDSPNNTGLTELPPAQKAFIWYPYGPSADFPLVGSGGRAAMAGPVFYREDFASAARPLSAWYDGKLFIYEWMRGWIMAVTMDANGNFAAMERFLPSSKFANPVDMQFGPNGDLYLLEYGTTWFKGNDDARLIRIEFNPGNRAPVAVARADKTIGATPLRVALDGSATTDADDDALSYAWTITGTGGRVVRRLTGARPSLTLAAPGTYSATLTVSDAQGAKSTSQLYLTAGNEPPAVAIDVAGDNTTFYWPHTPVHYVVRVTDREDGSLATGRIAARRVRVSAQYLTEAPAMGGAASAVPHADGKALIEGGDCLGCHKVDQRSIGPAYTAVAAKYATDSTAAARLASKIRAGGTGVWGKVMMPAHAQLSERDARLMVRYILGLAPRESAAMTPLPVRGRYLPPDSASATSGGIVLRATYTDNGANGRLGVTTETSRLLRAPTLALAEGELSEGVATKEVAGIPGDVVAVSRSGAHLRLRGIDLTGIGGVAIAGVALAADNAAGGTIEVRLDSLSGPLVGTTEAMGAKGDKALDRRRVPVPATPGVHDLYLVFRNERATRGQLLLYVTTATFERP; this is encoded by the coding sequence ATGCCAGTGGAGCCTGACGGGAGGGTCGCTCTTCGCCGTGTGCAGCGCGCGGCGCTTGTCCTCGCCGTGGCGATGGGTGCCGTCACGGCACAGGCGCCGGCGCAGAAGGCGGCAAGCGCCCCCGCGGGGGCGCGAATCCTCGTCTTCTCCAAGACCGCCGGCTACCGCCACGCCTCCATCGAGACGGGAACTGCGGCCATCAGGACGCTCGGCGCCCAGCACGGTTTCGCCGTCGACGCGACCGAGGACGCGACCGCCTTCACCGACCGCAACCTCAAGCGCTATCGCGCGGTCGTCTTCCTCAGCACCACGGGCGATGTGCTCAACCCGACGCAGGAGGACGCCTTCGAGCGTTACATCCAGGCGGGAGGGGGCTACGTCGGCATCCACAGCGCGACGGACACCGAGTACGCGTGGCCATGGTACGGCAAGCTGGCCGGCGCCTACTTCAACGGACACCCCGGCAACCCGAACGTGCGGAAGGGGACGTTTCGCGTGCTCGACCGGGAGCACCTCTCGACCAAGGGGCTCCCGGCGCGATGGGAGCGCGAGGATGAGTTCTACTCGTTCCGATCGATCGATCCGTCGATCCGCGTGCTCGTCGACATCGACGAGCAGAGCTACGACGGGGGGACGAACGGCGCCAACCACCCGATGAGCTGGTACCATGAGTACGACGGTGGGCGGGGGTGGTACACCAACATGGGGCACACCGACGCGACCTTCGCCGAGCCATTCTTCCTGCAGCACCTGCTGGGCGGGATCCGGTACGCGATGGGGACTGGGGCGATGGATTATCGTCGCGCGCGCCCGGAGGAGAATCGCTTCACCAAAGTAGTGCTGGGGGAACGGCTCAACGAGCCGACGGAGCTTGCCGTGCTCCCCGACGAGCGCGTGCTGTTCATCGAGCGCAAGGGGGCGATCCGGCTCTACACGCCGGCCACAGGGAAGGTCACGCAGGCCGGCACGATCCCCGTGAACCTCACCTACCTCAATGGCGACCAGGCCGAGGACGGACTGCTGGGCCTCGCGATCGACCCGGGGTTCGCGACGAACGGGTGGATCTACCTCTTCTACTCCAAGTCCGGCCCCGAACCACGAAACGTGCTGGCGCGCTTCGCGATGCGCGGTGATTCCGTGGACGTGGCCAGCGGGACGGTGATGCTCGAGGTCGAGGTGCAGCGCGAGCAATGCTGCCACACGGGGGGCTCGATCGCCTTCGACGGGCGTGGGAACCTCTTCCTCTCCACCGGCGACAACTCCAACCCGTTCGCCAACGGCTACGCGCCGATCGACGAACGCCCGGGGCGCATGCCGTGGGACGCGCAGAAATCGTCGGCCAGCACCAACGACCTGCGCGGGAAGATCCTGCGCATCCATCCGGAGCCGGACGGGTCGTACACGATCCCCACGGGGAACCTCTTTCCCCCGGGGACGCCGAAGACGCGTCCCGAGATCTACACGATGGGGCATCGCAATCCGTACCGGATCTCGATCGACGCGCACACCGGCGTGCTGTACTGGGGAGATGTGGGCCCCGATGCCTCGGTCGACTCCGTCGATCGCGGCCCCGCCGGCCAGGATGAAGTCGGGCGCGCCGCGCGCCCCGGCAACTACGGCTGGCCGCACTTTGTCGGCGACAACAAGGCGTATCGCGACATCGACTACGCGACGATGCGCATCGGGCCGCCGTTCGATCCCGAGCACCCGCGGAACGACTCGCCGAACAACACGGGGCTCACCGAGCTTCCGCCGGCGCAGAAGGCGTTCATCTGGTATCCGTACGGTCCGTCGGCCGACTTTCCGCTCGTCGGCTCGGGGGGGCGCGCCGCGATGGCGGGGCCGGTGTTCTACCGCGAGGACTTCGCCTCGGCGGCACGCCCATTGTCGGCGTGGTATGACGGGAAGCTCTTCATCTACGAGTGGATGCGCGGCTGGATCATGGCGGTGACGATGGACGCGAACGGGAACTTCGCCGCGATGGAGCGCTTCCTGCCCAGTTCGAAGTTCGCGAACCCGGTCGACATGCAGTTCGGGCCCAACGGCGACCTCTACCTGCTCGAGTACGGGACGACGTGGTTCAAGGGGAACGACGATGCGCGCCTGATCCGCATCGAGTTCAACCCGGGCAACCGCGCCCCCGTCGCGGTCGCCCGCGCCGACAAGACGATCGGCGCGACGCCGCTGCGCGTCGCGCTCGACGGCTCGGCGACGACCGATGCCGACGACGACGCGCTGTCGTACGCATGGACCATCACCGGCACCGGTGGGCGCGTCGTGCGCCGCCTGACGGGCGCACGCCCCTCGCTCACCCTCGCGGCGCCGGGCACCTATTCGGCCACACTCACGGTCAGCGACGCCCAGGGGGCGAAGTCGACGTCGCAGCTCTACCTCACCGCGGGGAACGAGCCGCCCGCGGTCGCCATCGACGTCGCCGGCGACAACACGACGTTCTACTGGCCGCACACGCCGGTGCACTACGTCGTCCGCGTGACCGATCGCGAGGACGGGTCGCTGGCAACGGGGCGCATCGCGGCCAGGCGCGTGCGCGTGTCGGCGCAGTACCTCACGGAAGCGCCGGCGATGGGTGGCGCGGCGTCGGCCGTGCCCCACGCGGACGGGAAGGCGTTGATCGAGGGGGGCGATTGCCTCGGGTGCCACAAGGTTGACCAACGCTCGATCGGGCCGGCGTACACGGCGGTGGCGGCGAAGTACGCGACCGATTCCACGGCGGCCGCGCGACTCGCGTCCAAGATCCGCGCTGGCGGGACTGGCGTCTGGGGGAAGGTGATGATGCCAGCGCATGCGCAGCTCTCCGAGCGCGACGCACGACTCATGGTGCGCTACATCCTGGGGCTGGCGCCGCGCGAGTCGGCGGCGATGACGCCGCTCCCCGTACGCGGGCGCTACCTCCCGCCCGATTCGGCGAGCGCGACGTCCGGAGGCATCGTCCTGCGCGCGACCTACACCGATAATGGTGCAAACGGCCGCCTTGGCGTGACGACCGAGACGTCGCGGTTGCTGCGGGCGCCGACGTTGGCCCTGGCCGAGGGGGAACTCTCGGAGGGGGTGGCGACGAAGGAGGTCGCCGGCATCCCGGGTGACGTGGTCGCGGTGAGCCGATCGGGCGCGCACCTGCGGCTCAGGGGGATCGACCTCACGGGGATCGGCGGAGTGGCGATCGCCGGCGTGGCGCTCGCGGCCGACAATGCCGCCGGCGGAACCATCGAGGTGCGGCTCGACTCCCTGAGCGGGCCGCTGGTGGGAACGACGGAGGCGATGGGCGCGAAGGGCGACAAGGCGCTCGACCGGCGGCGCGTGCCGGTGCCAGCGACGCCGGGGGTACACGATCTCTATCTCGTGTTCCGGAACGAGCGTGCGACGCGTGGGCAGCTCTTGTTGTACGTGACGACCGCGACATTCGAGCGCCCATGA
- a CDS encoding AbrB/MazE/SpoVT family DNA-binding domain-containing protein — protein MVREITLRQVGGSIGATLPKDMADRLHLAVGDRVLAVETERGILLSPYDPDVEAGLALAADAAKKFRNALRELAK, from the coding sequence ATGGTCCGCGAAATCACGTTGCGCCAAGTCGGCGGCTCGATCGGGGCCACCCTGCCCAAGGACATGGCCGACCGGCTCCACCTCGCCGTCGGCGACCGCGTCCTCGCGGTCGAAACGGAGCGCGGGATCCTGTTGAGTCCCTACGATCCGGATGTCGAGGCCGGGCTGGCGCTGGCCGCCGACGCCGCCAAGAAGTTCCGGAATGCCTTGCGCGAGCTGGCGAAGTAG
- a CDS encoding type II toxin-antitoxin system death-on-curing family toxin: MLGVRDADALEAVLVRARQKWHYDADADLAGLAAAYGFGLATAHPFNDGNKRIALLTMAVFLGLNGKALDATEPELVQVITALAAGSLKEPQLAAWVRDHMVRLIP; the protein is encoded by the coding sequence ATGCTGGGTGTGCGCGACGCCGATGCGCTGGAAGCCGTCCTGGTTCGAGCCCGCCAGAAATGGCACTACGACGCGGACGCGGACCTCGCCGGGCTGGCGGCGGCCTACGGCTTCGGACTGGCGACGGCCCACCCTTTCAACGACGGCAACAAGCGCATTGCCCTCCTGACCATGGCCGTCTTCTTGGGCCTGAACGGCAAGGCGCTCGACGCGACGGAACCTGAGCTCGTGCAGGTCATCACCGCCTTGGCGGCCGGCTCCCTCAAGGAACCGCAGCTGGCGGCCTGGGTTCGCGACCACATGGTGCGACTCATTCCGTAG
- a CDS encoding type II toxin-antitoxin system HicB family antitoxin — translation MILPVEIEQEVDGRCLAEVTDLPDLMAYGVSRPDAVARVQALALHSLAERLGHGETVPACLQRVIATA, via the coding sequence ATGATCCTGCCCGTCGAGATCGAACAGGAAGTTGATGGTCGATGTCTTGCCGAGGTCACCGACCTCCCAGACCTGATGGCCTACGGGGTGAGCCGCCCAGATGCCGTCGCCCGCGTTCAGGCACTTGCCCTCCATTCGCTCGCGGAGCGTCTGGGGCATGGCGAGACCGTCCCGGCATGTCTCCAGCGGGTGATCGCAACCGCATGA
- a CDS encoding putative toxin-antitoxin system toxin component, PIN family, with amino-acid sequence MRVVLDTNVLVSGIFFGGVPGQIVDAWSDDRLSFVLTPEILEEYARVGHAMAAKYPDGRKAFTAILEILTVHSPVLAAAPLPAPVSADPDDDKFLAAAVAGGVQILVSGDRHLLDVSGWQDIEVVTPRAFVREHLAATDS; translated from the coding sequence GTGAGGGTGGTCCTCGACACCAATGTGTTGGTCTCGGGGATCTTCTTTGGAGGAGTACCCGGGCAGATCGTGGATGCCTGGTCCGATGACCGGCTGTCATTTGTGCTCACGCCGGAGATCCTTGAGGAGTACGCGCGGGTGGGCCACGCCATGGCCGCGAAGTATCCGGATGGCCGCAAGGCCTTCACGGCCATTCTCGAGATCTTGACGGTCCATTCGCCGGTTCTCGCGGCCGCGCCCTTACCGGCGCCGGTGAGCGCGGACCCGGACGACGACAAGTTTCTCGCCGCAGCCGTCGCGGGGGGCGTCCAGATCCTCGTCTCGGGGGACCGCCACCTACTCGATGTTTCCGGATGGCAGGACATTGAGGTCGTGACGCCACGGGCGTTTGTGCGCGAGCATCTCGCCGCCACTGACAGCTAA
- a CDS encoding AbrB/MazE/SpoVT family DNA-binding domain-containing protein has protein sequence MRETATTTLSSKGQVVIPEEIRNRLGLKAGTQFVVLGDGDVVIFKTLEPPARGEFAKLVREARVAAKRAGLKPSDVTKAVAKVRRSK, from the coding sequence ATGCGTGAAACCGCTACCACGACCCTCTCCTCCAAGGGACAGGTCGTGATTCCCGAAGAGATCCGCAATCGACTCGGCCTCAAGGCCGGCACCCAATTCGTCGTGCTCGGCGATGGGGATGTCGTCATCTTCAAGACCTTGGAGCCCCCCGCGCGTGGCGAGTTTGCGAAGCTCGTCCGTGAGGCCCGGGTGGCCGCCAAGCGCGCCGGCCTGAAGCCGTCCGACGTGACGAAGGCCGTCGCCAAGGTCCGCCGTTCCAAGTGA
- a CDS encoding type II toxin-antitoxin system RelE/ParE family toxin: MKVTWTALAEQQAAEAFAYIQADRPTAAVRWLDQLLAAVATLAEFPDGGRAIPEVGRPELRELIVRPYRVMYRRDPKHAFILSIRHGRRMFDEHTLES, from the coding sequence GTGAAGGTCACGTGGACCGCCCTGGCCGAGCAACAGGCTGCCGAGGCCTTTGCGTACATCCAAGCCGACCGACCCACAGCGGCGGTGCGCTGGCTCGACCAGCTGCTCGCGGCAGTCGCAACGCTCGCCGAGTTTCCCGATGGCGGCCGAGCGATTCCTGAAGTAGGTCGCCCGGAGCTTCGTGAACTGATCGTGCGGCCCTATCGCGTGATGTACCGCCGTGACCCGAAGCACGCGTTCATCTTGAGTATCCGGCATGGTCGGCGGATGTTCGACGAGCACACCTTGGAGTCGTAG
- a CDS encoding type II toxin-antitoxin system Phd/YefM family antitoxin — translation MPEPACPASVPPPTSDRSPNSGPTPSAFLDQVQSTKRPVVLTQHGRSAAVLLDVGVYEDLLDEVALLRDVRTAEGQIEAGKVAPHSVVARRLKARLLK, via the coding sequence ATCCCGGAGCCTGCATGTCCCGCATCCGTCCCTCCACCGACGTCCGACCGGTCACCGAATTCCGGGCCAACGCCCTCCGCCTTCCTCGACCAGGTCCAGAGCACCAAGCGCCCGGTCGTCCTCACCCAGCACGGACGCAGTGCCGCGGTCCTGCTCGACGTCGGGGTGTATGAAGATCTGTTGGACGAGGTCGCCCTGCTGCGTGATGTCCGGACCGCAGAAGGCCAGATCGAGGCTGGCAAGGTGGCACCGCACAGCGTCGTGGCCCGCCGACTCAAGGCCCGCCTGCTCAAGTGA
- a CDS encoding prolyl oligopeptidase family serine peptidase: MLIAVMLAFPVAASAQRQGTGFLNRVVVEGSETRRYQVFVPADYTSSRRWPVVLFLHGGGEQGNDGLIQTEVGLGSAIRRDAERWSAIVVFPQVRDGRPWNGQDAAWALKALEQTQREFATDPFRVYLTGMSRGGAGAYYLAYRHPTLFAAILVVCGRVRLAANRDGQPARDTDPVIPVADGDPFEALAAKLKNVPLWVFHGDADAVVPVEESRRATAALRKAGSPVIYTELAGVGHNAWDSAYRNPEVVQWLLSNRISR; this comes from the coding sequence GTGTTGATCGCTGTTATGCTCGCTTTCCCCGTTGCTGCCTCGGCGCAACGTCAGGGAACAGGCTTCCTCAATCGCGTTGTCGTGGAGGGAAGCGAGACGCGTCGCTATCAAGTGTTCGTGCCCGCCGACTACACGAGCAGCCGACGTTGGCCTGTCGTCCTCTTTCTTCACGGGGGTGGTGAGCAAGGGAACGACGGGCTCATCCAGACTGAGGTTGGCCTCGGCAGTGCGATCCGTCGTGACGCTGAGCGCTGGTCGGCGATCGTGGTGTTCCCTCAAGTTCGCGACGGAAGGCCTTGGAATGGACAGGACGCTGCATGGGCGCTCAAGGCTTTGGAGCAGACGCAGCGTGAGTTTGCCACGGATCCATTCCGAGTGTACCTGACAGGCATGTCCCGCGGCGGGGCCGGCGCGTACTATCTGGCTTATCGTCATCCCACGCTCTTTGCAGCGATCCTCGTCGTCTGCGGCCGGGTGCGGCTTGCCGCGAACCGTGATGGCCAGCCCGCACGCGATACGGACCCCGTGATTCCAGTGGCTGATGGCGATCCATTCGAAGCACTCGCGGCGAAGCTGAAGAATGTGCCTCTCTGGGTATTTCATGGCGATGCCGACGCCGTAGTGCCCGTCGAGGAGTCTCGCCGTGCAACCGCGGCCCTGCGGAAGGCTGGTTCACCCGTGATTTATACTGAGCTTGCCGGCGTCGGCCACAACGCCTGGGACTCGGCCTATCGCAACCCCGAGGTTGTACAGTGGCTGCTTTCGAATCGAATCAGTCGCTAG